From a single Lewinella sp. LCG006 genomic region:
- a CDS encoding proline dehydrogenase family protein, which translates to MEKTQAIAEGMVGEDILQINFSNTEIAFAHKTDAELKKAAWLFKMMNKAWLVNMGSELGLLAIRLRLPFVETIVKNTIFEQFCGGTTLLESMPSIDQLAKFNTLTILDYGAEAKETEEDYNHTMKETIRSIEFAKHNDFVPVVSAKISGLARFGLLESLQKGEPFTDATRQEYKVVLKRMDAICHVACTHGVGVFFDAEESWIQDSIDHLVTVMMRRYNREKVVVYNTFQLYRHDRLQFLFDSYQLAKRGGYKLGAKMVRGAYMDKERERAAELGYPSPIQPNKEATDDAFNTAIRFCVDHYEEIGSCNASHNAASARLQAELIVEKGIPRNHPHLNFCQLYGMSDHLTFNLAKAGFNVAKYVVYGQVKEVVPYLIRRAQENSSVTGDMSRELELVTKEVKRRGLA; encoded by the coding sequence ATGGAGAAAACCCAAGCCATCGCCGAAGGCATGGTAGGAGAGGATATTTTGCAAATCAATTTTTCTAACACGGAAATTGCTTTTGCTCACAAGACCGATGCCGAGCTGAAAAAAGCCGCGTGGCTCTTCAAAATGATGAACAAAGCCTGGTTGGTCAATATGGGGTCAGAATTGGGCTTGTTGGCCATTAGGTTGCGCTTGCCTTTCGTAGAGACCATCGTCAAGAACACGATTTTTGAGCAGTTTTGTGGCGGCACAACCCTGCTGGAAAGTATGCCCTCCATTGACCAATTGGCCAAATTCAATACCTTGACGATTCTCGATTATGGGGCAGAAGCAAAAGAAACAGAAGAGGATTACAACCATACCATGAAGGAGACGATTCGGTCGATTGAGTTTGCTAAACACAACGATTTCGTCCCGGTAGTGAGTGCCAAGATCAGTGGCTTGGCGCGCTTTGGATTGCTAGAGAGCCTCCAGAAAGGAGAACCTTTTACCGACGCCACCCGGCAAGAATACAAAGTGGTCCTCAAACGGATGGATGCCATCTGCCACGTAGCTTGTACCCATGGGGTAGGGGTGTTTTTTGATGCCGAAGAAAGTTGGATTCAAGACAGTATTGACCACTTGGTGACGGTAATGATGCGGCGTTACAATCGTGAGAAAGTCGTAGTGTACAATACCTTCCAGCTGTATCGCCACGATCGGCTACAGTTTTTGTTTGATTCCTACCAATTGGCAAAACGGGGAGGTTATAAACTGGGGGCCAAAATGGTACGTGGTGCCTACATGGACAAGGAACGTGAGCGTGCAGCCGAGTTGGGTTATCCTTCGCCTATTCAGCCCAACAAGGAGGCTACGGATGATGCTTTTAATACCGCCATCCGCTTCTGTGTGGATCACTACGAAGAAATTGGCTCTTGCAATGCTTCTCATAATGCAGCTAGTGCCCGCCTTCAGGCCGAGTTGATCGTAGAGAAGGGAATTCCTCGTAATCACCCTCACTTGAACTTTTGCCAACTATACGGCATGAGTGACCACCTGACGTTCAACCTTGCAAAAGCAGGGTTCAATGTAGCTAAGTATGTAGTTTACGGACAGGTGAAAGAAGTTGTTCCTTATTTGATTCGAAGAGCCCAGGAAAATAGCTCTGTGACAGGAGACATGAGTAGAGAGCTAGAGTTGGTCACCAAGGAAGTAAAACGCCGGGGGCTTGCTTAA
- a CDS encoding gliding motility-associated C-terminal domain-containing protein, which produces MFNYLQKKGVLFACICLGLAPAIAWGQPCDGQEGALTDTPIPVSESSASNPEAHCFYFRFDSDITGWPTGITMDLWHEYEGDLGIFVEACGQRLNILQRPGAVGNCDADCAFNIPDGDCGSSAIIGTQAAPEIITFYDTGTEPDNGISAGGNFGLTMDDACGVGTLGVNSFVDLWSNCPEGLVEAEICFTDHASLHQGYVSNLNFIFPNPYVCGCMDPNAINFNPDASVSSGDCFYECQDFGVENLNPLINACAGDTVTLSVTAALASNPTFEWIGTGLGTDYLENPNSATTRVFLPQGFSGNITYTCTITDQYNCQEFASTQVMVAAGPTVNIAGETFVCGTDSTQLILEGGPFQSILWSNNATMDTILVGAGTYSVTVMDGGACAATDVVVVNAFATPSVVINGPDTICATDNALLFADTSFVSYQWSNGDTLSFTNAQLPGDYMLEVVDSNGCTARDTFTLAHYPLTPLTITGPSTFCVDETAMLTASTGFVSYLWSTGDTTMTIEVMQADTLLLLAVDSSGCSVEASFIIDTLTLPVPMITGPGSLCPGDATTLSATPGFASYLWSTGSINSSIMTDTAGVYQLTVVDSAGCSASTTFGLLAASVPSPEIVGDTVFCIGDSTLLAVDPVFSTYLWSTGDTTAQVFINQPGSYTVAVTNAAGCLGADTVILTNFVPEPVVISGPTEICPGTSTTLTGPAGFTDYLWSTGATTVAISVDAAAVYELSATDSNGCRVSGSFTLSALSSPSVSITGVSEICVDGNGQLAATPGFVSYLWSDASETETITVMDAQVYGVTVTDDFGCTATASQEVSFSIPEISIDGEDSFCAGGNTSLSADGAYASYLWSTTEETPSITVDQAGTYSLTITNDLGCSAEADLQVSIDTLPTPSITGNLSFCEGVTSVLNGGAGYVNYDWSTLPNGAQLLTINTGGTYGLTVTDGNGCTGEDMVEVTTSPSPSPTIIGETGFCPGDTTLLSSGETYALYFWNNGDTGPQTMAFTEGIIRLTVIDENGCVGTTAEVVDEFFTTDPQINGELQFCVATTTELTVSPAFETYLWSNNDTTPTTTFNIPGTAGVTVTDSNGCVTSSVADLSLFPEGTLAIVAPAGFCANESATLSVTGDFVNYLWSTGETTSEISVTTDDPLSVTAMDAFGCTYSSDVELEMYQLPEPAIVGELSFCDGFPTTLGVSESYSAYSWSTSATTETISVGMAGPVSLTVTDSNNCVGTTQVNVNLAPGLLPQIAGDQGLCPGETTTLFVTEEFATYTWSDGSMENNLLVDAAGTYTVSVTNAAGCSGEVAVDVQGFSGATVAIDGNTSFCEGESALLTAQASSSGTFLWNTGAMSPELEVDAAGDYSLVFTDNNGCEASAMLSVEVLALPPVAIVGPDEFCAGGSADLMVSSGFANYLWSTGEMEPSITINTAGPISVTVTDDQGCQNEDFTSVTEINLPLAFAGEDNTLDCDTEMVVLGSQTTTQGDTISYLWSGPGINSNNQGELSPEVDEPGQYTLLVTDEANGCLSVVDTVEVFLMNELPTIALAVNDTLDCITNSVLLDGSGSATGQAFTYQWLDPNGETIETATSLSLEATTPGLYTLIVTNELTACVAQTDVEVEENRDHPSISLDGDNQLNCLVTEVSLTGTITNPSANLQQLWTTAGGVIVGNPSASSIVANVPGVYVYTVTDNANGCATALSLEVMEDVAVPTAITSDAATLFCSEETLTISGQGSSEGSEFAYQWWEASAPIAGENDLALTVQMPGTFTLVVTNTNNGCTASAAVVINEDPDAPQDFDLVFDPPTCAGETDGSVTVSNVSGGLSPYVYSFSGQPFSTSTNYNNLGAGSYTIVVEDANGCQLSTVAELEDGNDLTVELGEDQTIEVGDEVDIFPLLSIDSLQLQSLTWNTLASLNCPECLYQKDITLFESTQFFLTVTDENGCTANDAVTIFVRIKEGIYVPNIFSPNGDGDNDVFYIFSDDNTIEKINSFRIFERWGSLVFERTDIQPNDPNVGWDGTHRGETLNPAVFVWFAEVELKNGDLKVLKGDVTLIR; this is translated from the coding sequence ATGTTCAACTATCTACAAAAAAAAGGGGTCTTGTTCGCGTGTATTTGTTTGGGCCTTGCTCCAGCTATTGCTTGGGGGCAACCGTGCGACGGACAAGAAGGTGCGCTTACGGATACACCGATACCGGTTTCGGAATCAAGTGCGAGTAACCCTGAGGCACATTGTTTTTACTTTCGCTTTGACAGCGATATTACCGGCTGGCCCACCGGTATCACGATGGATTTGTGGCATGAATACGAAGGCGACCTTGGTATTTTTGTCGAAGCCTGTGGACAACGGCTCAATATCTTGCAACGCCCCGGTGCCGTTGGCAATTGTGATGCTGATTGTGCCTTTAATATTCCTGATGGCGACTGTGGAAGTAGTGCCATCATTGGTACCCAAGCTGCTCCTGAAATCATCACTTTTTATGATACGGGTACCGAGCCTGATAACGGCATTTCGGCTGGAGGTAATTTCGGCCTTACCATGGATGATGCCTGTGGTGTAGGTACGCTAGGGGTGAATTCTTTCGTTGATCTATGGAGTAATTGCCCCGAGGGCTTGGTCGAAGCCGAAATATGCTTCACCGATCACGCAAGCCTCCACCAAGGCTACGTTTCCAATCTCAATTTCATCTTCCCTAATCCCTACGTTTGTGGGTGTATGGATCCCAATGCCATCAACTTCAACCCGGATGCCAGTGTCAGCAGTGGGGATTGTTTTTATGAGTGTCAGGATTTTGGGGTCGAAAATCTAAACCCTCTGATCAATGCTTGTGCTGGAGATACTGTCACCCTTTCAGTTACCGCGGCATTAGCGAGCAATCCTACCTTTGAATGGATTGGCACGGGATTGGGCACCGACTATTTAGAAAACCCCAACAGTGCTACGACCCGCGTTTTTCTGCCCCAGGGCTTTTCAGGGAATATTACCTATACCTGTACCATTACGGATCAGTACAATTGCCAGGAATTTGCCTCCACGCAAGTCATGGTAGCCGCCGGACCTACGGTCAATATTGCTGGCGAAACCTTTGTGTGTGGTACCGACAGTACCCAACTGATTTTGGAAGGTGGCCCTTTCCAGAGTATATTATGGAGCAATAATGCAACTATGGATACCATCCTTGTTGGTGCGGGAACCTACAGTGTAACGGTGATGGACGGAGGTGCTTGTGCGGCAACAGATGTGGTGGTGGTCAACGCCTTTGCTACTCCTTCGGTAGTGATCAATGGTCCTGATACGATTTGTGCAACGGATAACGCCCTATTATTTGCCGATACCAGTTTCGTCAGCTATCAGTGGTCCAATGGCGATACACTTTCCTTTACAAACGCACAGCTACCAGGCGATTACATGCTCGAAGTCGTAGACAGCAATGGTTGTACGGCACGCGATACCTTTACGCTGGCACATTACCCCTTAACTCCACTCACCATCACGGGCCCCTCTACTTTTTGTGTAGATGAAACTGCTATGTTGACCGCATCAACTGGTTTTGTGAGCTACCTTTGGTCGACGGGTGATACCACGATGACCATTGAAGTCATGCAGGCAGATACCCTACTTTTGCTGGCTGTAGACAGCAGTGGCTGTTCGGTTGAAGCATCCTTTATCATCGACACCCTGACACTTCCTGTGCCCATGATCACAGGGCCAGGTAGTCTTTGCCCTGGCGACGCTACTACGCTCAGTGCTACTCCGGGGTTCGCAAGTTATCTTTGGTCAACGGGTAGTATTAACAGCTCCATCATGACGGATACTGCGGGCGTTTACCAACTGACCGTTGTCGATTCAGCAGGTTGTTCGGCCTCAACTACTTTTGGATTACTAGCGGCATCTGTACCCTCACCCGAAATTGTGGGGGATACGGTTTTCTGTATTGGTGATAGTACGCTTCTTGCTGTTGACCCTGTTTTTTCAACTTACCTTTGGTCTACCGGAGACACGACGGCACAAGTGTTTATCAATCAGCCCGGTAGCTATACTGTTGCGGTGACCAATGCAGCGGGCTGTCTGGGTGCAGATACGGTTATTTTAACCAATTTTGTACCTGAACCGGTTGTCATCAGTGGGCCTACTGAAATTTGTCCTGGAACGAGTACTACGCTCACTGGTCCAGCTGGATTCACGGATTATTTGTGGTCTACTGGCGCAACAACAGTTGCTATCTCTGTAGATGCTGCTGCTGTTTATGAATTATCCGCAACCGATAGCAATGGCTGTCGGGTGAGTGGTAGCTTTACGCTTTCAGCATTATCTTCTCCCAGCGTGAGCATTACAGGTGTTTCGGAAATATGCGTGGACGGAAATGGCCAATTGGCTGCTACACCAGGTTTTGTGAGTTACCTATGGTCTGATGCCAGTGAAACGGAGACCATCACAGTGATGGATGCCCAGGTTTATGGCGTGACGGTGACGGATGATTTTGGCTGTACAGCGACTGCCAGCCAGGAAGTTAGTTTCTCTATTCCTGAAATTAGCATTGATGGGGAAGATAGTTTCTGTGCAGGTGGAAATACCAGCCTGTCGGCAGACGGAGCTTACGCAAGTTATCTGTGGTCAACGACCGAAGAAACACCAAGTATCACGGTAGATCAAGCAGGCACCTATTCCCTTACCATTACCAACGATTTGGGCTGTTCGGCGGAAGCCGATCTACAGGTAAGCATTGACACGCTGCCGACCCCCTCGATTACGGGTAACCTCAGTTTTTGCGAAGGTGTAACATCGGTGCTGAATGGTGGGGCCGGATATGTCAATTACGACTGGTCCACACTTCCCAATGGCGCACAGTTGTTGACCATCAACACGGGTGGTACTTACGGGCTAACGGTGACCGACGGAAATGGCTGTACCGGGGAAGACATGGTCGAGGTGACGACATCCCCTTCGCCTTCACCTACGATTATTGGCGAAACAGGATTTTGCCCGGGTGATACCACCTTGCTAAGTAGTGGCGAAACCTATGCCCTCTATTTTTGGAACAATGGTGATACAGGGCCTCAAACCATGGCTTTTACAGAAGGCATCATAAGACTTACCGTAATTGATGAAAACGGTTGTGTAGGTACCACTGCCGAAGTCGTCGATGAATTTTTTACCACCGATCCACAAATCAATGGTGAATTGCAATTTTGCGTAGCTACCACTACCGAGCTGACGGTAAGTCCGGCTTTCGAAACCTACCTTTGGTCGAACAATGATACAACGCCGACCACAACCTTTAACATTCCTGGTACCGCAGGCGTGACGGTTACGGATAGCAATGGTTGTGTTACCAGTAGTGTCGCCGACCTGAGCCTCTTTCCTGAAGGAACCTTGGCCATCGTTGCTCCGGCCGGATTCTGCGCCAATGAAAGCGCAACCCTGAGCGTGACGGGAGATTTCGTCAATTATCTCTGGTCGACAGGGGAAACAACCAGCGAAATAAGCGTTACAACCGATGATCCCTTAAGCGTCACCGCAATGGATGCCTTTGGGTGTACTTATAGCAGTGATGTTGAATTAGAAATGTATCAGCTCCCCGAGCCCGCTATCGTAGGAGAGCTTAGTTTCTGTGATGGTTTTCCTACCACACTGGGGGTCTCAGAAAGCTATAGTGCCTATTCTTGGTCGACAAGTGCGACCACCGAGACAATCAGTGTAGGGATGGCCGGGCCCGTGAGCCTGACGGTGACGGATAGTAATAATTGCGTAGGCACCACTCAGGTCAACGTAAACCTGGCACCAGGTTTGTTACCTCAAATTGCTGGTGACCAAGGACTTTGTCCAGGTGAAACCACCACGCTTTTTGTTACGGAGGAGTTTGCTACCTATACCTGGTCGGATGGGAGTATGGAAAACAACCTTTTGGTTGATGCTGCGGGTACGTACACCGTTTCTGTAACCAATGCCGCTGGCTGTAGCGGTGAGGTTGCAGTGGATGTACAAGGATTTAGTGGAGCGACGGTAGCGATTGATGGAAATACTTCCTTCTGTGAGGGGGAGAGTGCTTTGCTTACGGCGCAGGCTTCTTCTAGTGGCACTTTTTTGTGGAATACTGGAGCCATGAGTCCCGAATTGGAGGTAGATGCTGCTGGGGACTACAGCCTGGTGTTTACGGATAACAATGGTTGCGAGGCTAGTGCCATGCTATCCGTAGAAGTGTTGGCTTTACCTCCGGTTGCCATTGTTGGACCGGACGAATTTTGTGCTGGCGGTTCTGCGGACTTGATGGTATCTTCTGGTTTTGCCAACTATCTCTGGAGTACGGGAGAAATGGAACCAAGCATTACTATCAACACCGCTGGCCCAATAAGCGTAACGGTAACGGATGACCAAGGCTGTCAGAATGAGGACTTTACCAGCGTTACCGAAATTAACCTACCCTTGGCCTTTGCCGGGGAAGACAATACCCTGGATTGTGATACAGAGATGGTCGTATTGGGGAGTCAAACAACTACCCAGGGAGACACCATTTCCTACCTTTGGTCAGGGCCAGGAATCAATAGCAACAACCAGGGAGAATTATCGCCCGAGGTGGACGAGCCAGGACAGTATACGCTATTGGTGACCGATGAAGCCAATGGATGTTTGAGTGTTGTAGACACTGTGGAAGTATTCCTGATGAACGAATTACCGACGATTGCGTTGGCCGTAAACGATACGCTGGATTGTATTACCAATTCCGTATTACTTGACGGAAGTGGTTCGGCGACTGGGCAAGCCTTCACTTACCAGTGGCTTGATCCTAATGGCGAAACCATTGAGACGGCAACGAGCTTGAGCTTGGAGGCCACGACGCCCGGCCTCTACACCCTAATCGTCACCAATGAACTCACGGCTTGTGTAGCGCAGACAGACGTAGAAGTGGAAGAAAATAGAGATCATCCAAGTATTTCCCTGGACGGAGACAACCAACTCAATTGTCTGGTCACTGAGGTAAGCCTTACGGGAACGATCACTAACCCCTCCGCCAACCTACAGCAGCTGTGGACCACCGCGGGAGGAGTTATTGTAGGGAATCCGTCTGCATCCTCCATCGTAGCTAATGTTCCTGGGGTATATGTTTATACTGTGACCGACAATGCCAATGGCTGTGCAACCGCATTGTCCCTGGAGGTCATGGAGGATGTAGCTGTTCCCACAGCGATTACCAGTGACGCGGCAACGCTATTTTGCAGTGAGGAAACTTTGACGATCAGTGGTCAGGGAAGTAGCGAGGGCAGTGAGTTTGCTTACCAATGGTGGGAAGCCAGCGCTCCTATTGCTGGAGAAAACGATCTTGCCTTGACGGTGCAAATGCCCGGAACTTTTACCCTTGTCGTTACGAATACCAATAATGGTTGCACCGCAAGTGCCGCTGTCGTCATCAATGAAGATCCTGATGCTCCACAAGATTTTGACTTGGTTTTTGATCCACCAACTTGTGCCGGAGAAACCGACGGTAGTGTTACGGTCAGTAATGTCAGTGGTGGTCTGAGCCCTTACGTTTACAGTTTTTCAGGGCAACCTTTCAGCACCAGTACAAATTATAACAATCTGGGTGCAGGAAGTTACACCATCGTCGTGGAAGACGCCAACGGCTGCCAATTATCGACTGTTGCTGAACTGGAGGACGGCAACGACCTGACAGTTGAATTAGGAGAGGACCAAACCATTGAGGTGGGTGATGAGGTAGATATTTTCCCTTTACTAAGTATTGATTCTTTACAGTTGCAATCCTTGACGTGGAATACACTCGCCTCTCTTAATTGCCCTGAATGTCTTTATCAAAAAGACATTACCTTATTTGAGTCCACACAATTTTTCTTAACGGTCACGGATGAGAATGGTTGTACAGCAAATGATGCAGTCACCATTTTCGTCCGAATCAAGGAAGGCATCTATGTACCTAACATATTTTCACCTAATGGTGATGGCGATAATGATGTCTTCTACATCTTTTCCGATGATAATACCATTGAAAAAATTAACTCATTTCGGATTTTCGAACGTTGGGGTAGCCTGGTTTTTGAAAGGACAGATATCCAACCCAACGATCCAAACGTAGGTTGGGATGGAACTCACCGGGGGGAAACATTAAATCCTGCCGTATTTGTCTGGTTTGCAGAAGTTGAATTGAAAAATGGAGACCTAAAAGTTCTGAAGGGAGATGTTACATTGATTAGATAA
- a CDS encoding shikimate dehydrogenase — MMTYFGLIGYPLSHSFSESYFTEKFSQEGIADRFRYETYPLAQLTELPALIASKPGLLGLNVTIPYKEAVMAYLDELSPAAAEIGAVNTILFKDGKSIGYNTDVIGFQDSLDAFLMANGGPASNALILGTGGAAKGIAWVLQNKGVHFDHVSRTPLAGQLSYQDLNEEICSGVDLIVNTTPLGMSPNIETCPDIPYHCLGKGHRLYDLVYNPAETLFLKQGRAQGAATLNGLAMLHGQAEAAWSIWTNHEDIARKDEGIR, encoded by the coding sequence ATGATGACTTATTTTGGCCTCATTGGTTATCCTTTGTCTCATTCCTTTTCCGAGAGCTATTTTACGGAAAAATTTTCCCAAGAAGGCATTGCTGATCGCTTCCGTTACGAAACTTACCCGCTCGCTCAGCTCACAGAGCTACCCGCTTTGATTGCTAGCAAGCCTGGTTTGCTAGGCCTCAATGTGACCATTCCATACAAAGAAGCAGTGATGGCTTATCTGGATGAATTAAGTCCAGCTGCTGCTGAAATAGGAGCGGTGAATACCATTCTTTTTAAAGACGGGAAAAGCATTGGTTACAATACCGACGTAATAGGTTTTCAAGACAGCCTGGATGCTTTTTTGATGGCCAATGGTGGCCCTGCCAGCAATGCACTCATCCTGGGTACGGGAGGAGCAGCCAAAGGAATTGCCTGGGTATTGCAAAATAAAGGCGTCCATTTTGATCACGTATCCAGAACCCCCCTGGCGGGACAATTATCTTACCAGGATTTGAATGAGGAAATATGCTCAGGTGTAGATCTCATTGTCAACACCACGCCATTAGGAATGTCTCCAAATATTGAAACTTGTCCTGATATTCCGTATCATTGTTTAGGAAAAGGACATCGCCTCTATGATTTAGTCTACAATCCCGCTGAAACCCTGTTTCTTAAGCAAGGCCGAGCACAAGGTGCAGCAACCCTTAATGGCTTAGCCATGTTACATGGACAGGCTGAAGCCGCTTGGTCGATTTGGACAAACCACGAAGATATCGCTAGAAAAGATGAAGGAATTAGGTAA
- a CDS encoding transposase, translating to MKSPSNEQVYAALGTSRQSLSQYLRRRADYQDGVYSAEAMLLTHRADHGGLGLEKAYYMIQPEGLGRDAFIREMTLLGHSLERKRSYIRTTKSGGLRYPNLVKLLTIIGLNRVWQSDTTYYRLEDKYYYLTFIIDVYSRLIVGYSVSDNLRARANIEALKMAFRLRRGMDLSELIFHSDGGSQYRSNDFIEVLRSRGISSSMCITALDNAYAEKLNDVIKNEYLEHWPIRDYRALRRYVKRAVENYNKVRHHSQLPLRIAPLGFECYLEESKGQRPPSLLIRDGEAKELEYQPMAAQNLTYPSSGAFDGTSQILPAFVKLGLPKEDGQLALSF from the coding sequence ATGAAGAGTCCAAGTAATGAACAAGTATATGCTGCACTAGGTACTTCGCGTCAATCGCTGTCGCAATATTTACGTCGGCGAGCGGATTATCAGGACGGGGTGTATTCAGCGGAAGCAATGCTGTTGACACACCGTGCAGATCACGGAGGTTTGGGTCTTGAAAAGGCCTACTATATGATCCAGCCAGAAGGACTAGGTCGCGATGCATTTATTCGAGAGATGACTCTATTGGGTCATTCGCTGGAACGAAAAAGGAGCTACATTAGAACTACGAAGAGTGGTGGTTTACGGTATCCTAATTTAGTTAAGTTGCTTACTATCATAGGTTTAAACCGAGTTTGGCAATCGGATACGACTTACTATCGCCTAGAGGACAAGTATTACTATCTGACGTTTATCATAGATGTGTATTCCCGGCTTATAGTGGGCTATAGCGTAAGTGATAACCTCCGAGCTAGAGCAAACATAGAGGCTCTGAAAATGGCCTTTCGTTTGCGTCGTGGTATGGATTTGAGTGAACTGATCTTCCACAGTGACGGGGGCTCCCAGTATCGCAGCAATGACTTTATAGAAGTATTGAGGTCACGAGGAATCAGTTCTAGCATGTGCATTACAGCATTGGACAATGCGTACGCAGAGAAGCTCAATGATGTGATCAAGAATGAATACCTTGAGCACTGGCCAATCAGAGATTATAGAGCACTGAGAAGGTACGTGAAGAGGGCTGTAGAGAACTACAACAAAGTGCGTCACCATAGTCAGTTACCGCTGCGAATTGCACCTTTGGGATTTGAATGTTATCTTGAGGAGAGTAAGGGGCAAAGACCACCATCGTTGTTGATACGAGACGGCGAAGCAAAAGAGTTGGAATACCAGCCAATGGCGGCTCAGAATCTGACTTATCCCAGTAGCGGAGCTTTTGATGGGACAAGTCAGATTCTGCCCGCATTTGTTAAGCTTGGTTTGCCAAAAGAAGATGGACAACTAGCACTCAGCTTTTAA
- a CDS encoding DUF368 domain-containing protein, whose amino-acid sequence MQKTLAHFALILKGAAMGVAETIPGVSGGTIAFITGIYERLLESISSFLPAIPLLRKEGLGAFWNKIDGNFLLRLFAGMVLGILVGVFGMSYLLENFPLPVWGFFFGLIAASAIYIGRKVEGWGLPTILALLVTAALAYWVTIATPAQGSDGLLYIFACGVIAISALMLPGLSGSFMLLLLGMYQYILHETLKEGILEQHDPGAVVTLGIFGLGCLVGVFTFAKVLSWLFDHHRDLTMAGLTGFMLGSLNKVWPWQQVMETRINSKGEEQVLFSNSVSPGAFGQLTDNFFYGNDPQILPVILLMLIGFVTIFAVEKAGSNNPSAV is encoded by the coding sequence ATGCAAAAAACACTAGCACATTTCGCCCTGATTTTAAAGGGGGCCGCCATGGGAGTCGCGGAAACAATACCCGGGGTATCTGGGGGGACAATTGCATTTATTACGGGTATCTATGAGCGATTGCTCGAGAGTATTAGTAGCTTTCTACCGGCCATTCCGCTTTTGCGAAAGGAAGGATTAGGAGCCTTCTGGAACAAAATCGACGGCAACTTTCTGCTGCGATTATTTGCCGGGATGGTGTTAGGCATCCTGGTTGGTGTCTTTGGAATGTCTTATCTGCTGGAAAATTTTCCTTTGCCAGTTTGGGGCTTCTTTTTCGGATTGATTGCGGCTTCCGCTATTTACATTGGCCGCAAAGTAGAAGGGTGGGGCTTGCCTACCATTTTGGCTCTATTAGTGACGGCAGCACTTGCTTATTGGGTAACCATTGCAACACCAGCGCAGGGTAGTGATGGCCTTTTATACATTTTTGCTTGCGGAGTCATTGCCATCTCAGCTTTGATGCTGCCTGGACTTTCAGGGAGTTTCATGTTGTTGCTCTTGGGAATGTATCAATATATCCTCCACGAAACACTCAAAGAAGGAATTTTGGAGCAGCATGACCCAGGAGCTGTTGTAACGCTGGGTATTTTTGGATTAGGTTGCCTAGTGGGAGTATTTACTTTCGCCAAGGTTTTGTCCTGGCTTTTTGATCATCATCGCGATCTGACGATGGCTGGCCTGACTGGGTTTATGCTTGGAAGCCTCAACAAAGTATGGCCTTGGCAGCAAGTAATGGAAACACGAATCAATAGCAAGGGAGAAGAGCAGGTCTTGTTTTCTAATAGCGTCAGCCCTGGCGCATTTGGACAACTGACCGATAATTTCTTCTATGGCAACGATCCTCAAATTTTACCAGTCATCCTCTTGATGTTGATTGGCTTTGTAACCATATTCGCAGTGGAAAAAGCAGGTAGCAACAATCCTTCTGCCGTATGA